In Candidatus Omnitrophota bacterium, the genomic stretch TAACTCCTCCGGGTTTTGATATTATGATATCCGATACTTCCATTAATTCATTGATGTTATTTGCAAAGCTGAAAAGCAAAACTTTCTTGTTAAGTTTTTTAATCTTACGCTTTAATGATTTATAAAGGCGTTTATTTGTGCCGGTTACTACGATTTCCTGGATCTCGGGCCTAATTTCATCCAGAGATTTAATGATTTTTTTAATTGGGCCTAAACCCTGCCCTCCTCCCATGATTAAAATCACGGGAAGGTTTGGATTTAATTTTAGTTTTTGGAAAACCTTTTCTTTGTTAACGGGTTCGCAAAATTTTTGGTCGATTGGAATTCCGAAATCCCTGATTTTATCCCGGCTTACTCCTTTATTTATTAATCGCTCAAGAACTTCTTTTGAAGGAGTGATATAGTAATCAACTTTGTCATAGACCCAGTAGGAATGCGGGACATAATCCGTTAGCACTGCTATGAGAGGAAGTTCGTGGCTGCAGGATTTTTTGTAGTCTGCAACCATTCCGCAAGGATAAGCCTGCGTGCAGATAACCACGTCGGGCTTAAATTGATCAAATAGTTCTTTAATCTTAGGAGAGTTGAATTTATGCACCGCTTCTTTTATTTTCTCAAATTTTTCAATAACCTTAGGATTGTCATAAAGGTAATCCCAGAGCTGGGGCGTGCTTTTGATAACGCTCATATAAAGTTTATTAATGACTTTTTCGGTAATGGGGTTTGTATAGTTAAAGGCGTTAATCCCTAAAACTTCAGTTTGAGGAGCAAGGGTTTTGATTGCTTTCTCAATAGCCATAGCAGCGCTTTTGTGCCCTGAAATATCAGAGATGTACATCAAAATAATACGTTTTGGTTTCATTTTTACTAAATCTTTCCTTCGTGAAAAACGTGTGCAAATGCGTTGACAATCAAGGGGTCAAATTGTTTTCCGCTCTGGCGTTCAATTTCATCCGCAGCTTCTTTTTTGGAAAGCCCTTTGCGGTATGGCCTGTCGGTAGTCATTGCGTCAAAAGTGTCGGCTACAGAGATTATTGATGCAATTAAAGGGATTTGATTGCCTTTAAGCCCCTCTGGATATCCTGAGCCATCGTATTTTTCATGGTGATATTTTACTCCAAGCATTGATTCTTGTAATTCCCTGATTGGCAGCAGGATTGCTTCGCCAACTAAAGGATGTTCCTGCATGCGCTTTTTTTCTGCTTCGTTTAACGGGCCTTCTTTATTAAGTATTGATTCAGAAATTCCGATTTTTCCTATGTCATGCAATAATCCAGCTATATGCAGGTTTTCAAGGAATTTTTCATTAAATGCAGATTTATTATGTTCACTTAAAGCTCTTGCGATTTCCAGGCTTAGGTTTGTAACGCGTGAAGTGTGGCCGTGCGTATAGTGGTCTTTGGCGTCAATTGCCGCAGCTAAGGCAACCGTGGTATGGATAAACAAACGGTGGTTTTTTTCAAGTTCCAGCTTTAAATCTTCAAAAAGCTGGGCGTTCTTTAGAGCCATTGCTACATCAGAGGCAAGGGCGTCAAAAAAATCGATCTCTTCTTCTTGGAATTTCCTTCCATTTTTCTTGTTGCCTAATAAAAGAAGCCCAAGAAGCTCGTCTCCAAAATAACTTGGAACACAGGCGACGGTGTCAAAGATTTCCATTTGGTATAGTGCGCCCTTTAGCAATTCTTTTGCTTGAGCGCCGATTTTCCTTTTTAGGAAGACTTTGGCTTCATCGTAGACTATCCCGCCGTCATTAAAGAGCTGTTTGTCTATGCGTTCGTTGAAGAAACGGATAAGCGGATTATCAGCATCCATTCTTGCGAAGTTCTTCGGTATTTTTACTCCTGCAGAGCCTCTTGAAAAGGTGAGAATATAAGAATTTCTTTCTTTGTTGTGCAGAAGGATGCCAGCGTGGTCAACATTAACTACTGCAGCAATTCTGCGCACAATCATTTTAATGAGCGTGTCAGGTTCATGCACCAGGATCATGCTTCTTGCCGCATCCTCTAATTCTTTTTTATAGTCAATTCGAGCTGGTTTTTTTCTAAGATGAAAAGGCATAGTTAATTATGTTAAATGATTATTGAAACAGTTGTTTCATTACGATTCTTTCTAATTCATCTAACTCAAGCGGTTTGTGGATATAGTCAATTGCCCCAAGTTGAATGCATTTCTCGTGTGCTCCGCCGTCTTCAGGTTTTCTGCCGGTTACCATGATAACTCGTATCGTTTTATCAATTTCTTTGATTTTCCTAAGTGTCTCAATGCCATCAATTCCGTCCATAATAATGTCTAATAACACTAAATCCGCTTTTTCTTTGCCTAAAATATCAAGGGCCTCTTCTCCGCTTGATGCAGTCAGAGTATCAATTTTTCGCTTGCGGAAGAAATTCGCCGCGAATTCTCTTACATCAATTTCGTCATCTACAATTAATAAACGAGCCATTATAAACTCCTTTTTAAGAAATTAGAACATTATTATAGCATTTAATAAACTTTTTTCAATAGTCAAGAAAATAGGGACACATCCTATTTTTTAAGTTTTAACTGTATTCTAAAAATAGGATGTGTCCCTTAAACTAAAGGCAGTTCAATTATAAACCGTGTACCGACTTGGTGTTCGGATTCAAAAGTAATCTTGCCTCTGTGGGTGTCGGTAATTATGCGCCGAATTACATAAAGGCCCAGGCCGGTTCCTTTGCGGGAGGAAATTTTCGTTGTGAAAA encodes the following:
- a CDS encoding glycosyltransferase; this translates as MKPKRIILMYISDISGHKSAAMAIEKAIKTLAPQTEVLGINAFNYTNPITEKVINKLYMSVIKSTPQLWDYLYDNPKVIEKFEKIKEAVHKFNSPKIKELFDQFKPDVVICTQAYPCGMVADYKKSCSHELPLIAVLTDYVPHSYWVYDKVDYYITPSKEVLERLINKGVSRDKIRDFGIPIDQKFCEPVNKEKVFQKLKLNPNLPVILIMGGGQGLGPIKKIIKSLDEIRPEIQEIVVTGTNKRLYKSLKRKIKKLNKKVLLFSFANNINELMEVSDIIISKPGGVTTAEVLTKKLPMIIVEPIPGQEENNTTYLTEKGAAIEVDNPDDIGPVIEELLSNPEKLRLMQEAEEKISKPDSSMNIAKLLLDL
- a CDS encoding HD domain-containing protein, with translation MPFHLRKKPARIDYKKELEDAARSMILVHEPDTLIKMIVRRIAAVVNVDHAGILLHNKERNSYILTFSRGSAGVKIPKNFARMDADNPLIRFFNERIDKQLFNDGGIVYDEAKVFLKRKIGAQAKELLKGALYQMEIFDTVACVPSYFGDELLGLLLLGNKKNGRKFQEEEIDFFDALASDVAMALKNAQLFEDLKLELEKNHRLFIHTTVALAAAIDAKDHYTHGHTSRVTNLSLEIARALSEHNKSAFNEKFLENLHIAGLLHDIGKIGISESILNKEGPLNEAEKKRMQEHPLVGEAILLPIRELQESMLGVKYHHEKYDGSGYPEGLKGNQIPLIASIISVADTFDAMTTDRPYRKGLSKKEAADEIERQSGKQFDPLIVNAFAHVFHEGKI
- a CDS encoding response regulator; amino-acid sequence: MARLLIVDDEIDVREFAANFFRKRKIDTLTASSGEEALDILGKEKADLVLLDIIMDGIDGIETLRKIKEIDKTIRVIMVTGRKPEDGGAHEKCIQLGAIDYIHKPLELDELERIVMKQLFQ